A window of Methanolobus sediminis contains these coding sequences:
- a CDS encoding type 1 glutamine amidotransferase, producing MNIYCLVHLDFETLGNIRDWACEKEHSISVIMPSENQIYPDPNNIDLLIIMGGLMSVYQEDEYPWLRQEKEFVSSVLSCRKAVYGICFGAQMLSELLGGQVSRSQYREIGWHKVRSLVEFDKNDRLFNVQNDLTVFQWHGDTFTLPSECRRLFESDACHEQGFIYGNNVLALQFHLEVDESCVENLLENCSSDLAEKGKYVSSGDEIRGRDDLLEASANLMFSILDWFEEMIENT from the coding sequence ATGAATATCTATTGTCTTGTTCATCTGGATTTTGAGACCCTGGGAAATATCAGGGACTGGGCATGTGAAAAAGAGCATTCTATTTCAGTCATAATGCCTTCTGAAAACCAAATATATCCTGACCCCAATAATATTGATCTTCTTATCATTATGGGTGGGCTCATGAGCGTCTATCAGGAAGATGAATACCCATGGCTGAGGCAGGAAAAGGAGTTTGTAAGTTCTGTGCTCTCTTGTAGGAAGGCAGTTTATGGGATATGTTTCGGTGCCCAGATGCTTTCAGAGTTACTGGGTGGCCAGGTAAGCCGCAGTCAATATCGGGAAATCGGCTGGCACAAAGTAAGAAGTCTTGTTGAATTTGACAAGAATGACCGGCTTTTCAATGTACAAAATGACCTTACTGTTTTCCAGTGGCATGGCGATACATTTACACTTCCCTCGGAATGCAGACGGCTTTTTGAGAGTGATGCCTGTCATGAGCAGGGTTTTATTTATGGAAACAATGTGCTGGCCTTACAGTTTCATCTGGAAGTTGATGAAAGTTGTGTGGAAAATCTGCTTGAGAATTGCAGCTCAGACCTTGCCGAAAAAGGGAAGTATGTATCATCTGGGGACGAAATAAGAGGTCGTGATGATTTGCTGGAGGCTTCAGCAAATCTGATGTTCTCAATACTTGACTGGTTTGAGGAAATGATAGAAAACACTTAA
- a CDS encoding phosphate-starvation-inducible PsiE family protein: MLIKYINRFQTFIIKIIMVMMVLVILSAMMEITWILVTDFLTPPYLLIGVDQILDIFALFFLVIIGIELLETVKMIIIESSMNVDVIILVGITAIVRKILIVDLKNTDPLFLVGMGVLIIALAVTYYLVVNSKKDFKCQLDMDDEH; encoded by the coding sequence TTGCTTATCAAATACATAAACAGATTCCAGACATTCATAATAAAAATAATAATGGTTATGATGGTTCTTGTCATCTTAAGTGCCATGATGGAGATTACCTGGATACTTGTTACTGACTTTTTAACTCCTCCTTATCTACTAATAGGTGTGGATCAGATTCTGGATATATTTGCTCTCTTTTTCCTGGTAATTATAGGAATAGAGTTACTTGAAACGGTAAAGATGATTATCATTGAATCATCCATGAATGTTGATGTCATAATTCTCGTAGGTATTACTGCAATAGTCAGGAAAATATTGATAGTTGATCTGAAAAATACTGATCCTCTATTTCTAGTAGGAATGGGAGTTCTCATTATTGCCCTTGCAGTAACATACTATCTTGTTGTGAATTCAAAAAAGGATTTCAAATGCCAACTTGATATGGATGACGAGCATTAA
- a CDS encoding DMT family transporter produces MKQIKSSKYSYLELIISCTIFGASGIFLNHIYNMQTVSIIFYRLVFGFMLLLMYCIYTKKYNLFSIHEKKRYIVLIAIFNVFTLYTYFSSIKYAGISIAVLLLYTAPVYVTLLSPLFLKDRITKRGMFSLLISVCGILLVVLPGSNASVNAQLFTGIVLGILSGLSYSGTIMTVSYLKDEYSGITQLFWSTFISLLILLPFGSRVTADVLLPNLYVLFLFGLITTAFASVLYLNSAAKIRAQTVSILALLEPVSGIIFGFVFLHEPVFMNTIQGCFFILLGASVLLFDPGKLNLQSKSYGKISIIGRIYPAFNYITASSRLRKW; encoded by the coding sequence ATGAAACAGATTAAATCCAGTAAATACTCTTATTTAGAGCTTATAATCTCATGTACTATATTTGGAGCTAGTGGAATCTTTCTTAACCATATATACAATATGCAAACTGTGTCTATTATCTTCTACAGGCTTGTTTTTGGATTCATGCTCTTATTGATGTATTGTATCTATACTAAAAAGTATAATTTGTTCTCTATTCATGAAAAAAAGCGTTACATCGTTTTAATTGCTATTTTTAATGTCTTTACGCTGTATACTTACTTTAGTTCCATCAAATATGCTGGAATTTCAATTGCAGTACTTCTACTCTATACTGCGCCGGTTTACGTCACACTCCTGTCTCCTTTATTCCTGAAAGACAGGATAACAAAGCGTGGAATGTTCTCACTGCTTATTTCCGTATGCGGGATCTTGCTTGTTGTTCTCCCGGGAAGCAACGCCTCTGTTAATGCACAGCTTTTCACAGGAATAGTATTGGGCATACTCTCTGGTCTTTCATATAGTGGAACTATAATGACCGTAAGTTACCTGAAAGATGAATATTCCGGCATAACGCAGCTTTTCTGGTCAACTTTTATCAGCCTGCTAATACTTTTGCCATTTGGAAGCAGGGTTACAGCAGATGTTTTGCTACCAAATCTGTATGTCCTGTTCCTTTTTGGCCTCATAACAACAGCATTTGCTTCAGTTCTCTATCTGAACAGTGCCGCAAAGATCCGTGCCCAGACTGTCAGCATCCTTGCGTTACTTGAGCCTGTAAGTGGTATCATCTTTGGATTTGTATTCCTGCATGAGCCAGTATTCATGAACACGATACAGGGATGCTTTTTCATATTACTTGGTGCATCGGTACTCTTATTTGATCCCGGGAAGTTAAATCTGCAGAGCAAATCTTATGGAAAAATATCTATCATTGGCAGGATCTACCCTGCTTTTAACTATATAACGGCATCTTCGCGTTTAAGAAAATGGTGA